A single Anopheles funestus chromosome 2RL, idAnoFuneDA-416_04, whole genome shotgun sequence DNA region contains:
- the LOC125762136 gene encoding intraflagellar transport protein 57 homolog, whose amino-acid sequence MFRNEYNLAMERDSGSVSSVSSFQVDDLMEKLKLLNYERLLLKEMKMKQINRYYFLRSFNPGEQFFMFTSICAWLIRKIGKTFDQPQEFDDPNIVISRIIKVLQEMDVPTDFQTNRLIQGAGPICVYIMDCLATQALKLTKFQMKRPECRKEDDPMVDLIENDSEIILEKVEEEQMAGGSDDSDDERNGLFDLSFSDPARSAVNTRKEMREYKVDSLSDSEAWRLELERVLPQLKVVVKTDPRDWRAHLEQMRSLRSNIDTATEETDSQLAKLQSDISYVMEKIESREKHLNNDLKDLIAQYKQILIEHNQATGQIRQGEQEKTEHEHELSKITNELENVKIQMEQRGNSMTDGSPLINIKKAIFRIKEELCEMDIKIGVMEHSLNSEIVRQGSQYAELDSLVMAAH is encoded by the exons ATGTTTCGTAACGAGTACAATCTTGCAATGGAGCGAGACTCGGGAAGCGTTTCGTCTGTGTCCTCCTTCCAGGTGGACGATCTAATGGAGAAACTGAAGCTGCTGAACTACGAGCGACTTTTGCTGAAggagatgaaaatgaagcagaTTAATCGCTACTACTTTCTGCGCTCGTTCAATCCTGGTGAACAATTTTTCATGTTCACCTCCATATGTGCCTGGCTGATACGCAAGATTGGTAAAACATTCGACCAACCGCAAGAGTTCGATGATCCAAACATTGTTATATCGCGCATCATAAAAGTTTTGCAGGAAATG GATGTTCCTACCGACTTCCAAACGAATCGACTCATTCAAGGTGCTGGTCCCATCTGTGTCTACATCATGGATTGCCTGGCTACGCAAGCACTCAAGCTAACGAAGTTCCAGATGAAACGTCCGGAATGTCGCAAAGAGGACGATCCAATGGTCGACCTGATAGAAAACGATTCTGAAATTATTCTCGAAAAGGTAGAAGAGGAACAAATGGCAGGTGGCAGTGACGACAGCGATGACGAACGAAATGGTCTGTTTGACCTTAGCTTTTCCGATCCGGCCCGGTCAGCTGTCAACACGCGTAAAGAAATGCGGGAATACAAGGTCGACTCACTTTCAGACAGCGAAGCATGGCGGCTGGAGCTGGAACGCGTGCTACCACAGCTAAAGGTCGTAGTAAAGACAGACCCTCGGGACTGGCGTGCACATCTTGAACAGATGAGAAGTTTGCGAAGTAATATCGATACG GCCACCGAGGAAACGGACAGTCAGCTCGCCAAGCTTCAATCAGACATTAGCTATGTGATGGAAAAAATCGAAAGCCGCGAGAAGCATCTCAACAACGACCTGAAGGACTTGATTGCGCAGTACAAACAGATCCTGATCGAGCATAACCAGGCGACGGGACAGATACGGCAGGGCGAACAGGAGAAAACGGAACATGAGCATGAACTATCGAAGATCACTAACGAGctggaaaatgttaaaatccAGATGGAGCAGCGTGGCAACTCAATGACTGATGGCA GTCCACTGATCAACATCAAGAAGGCTATCTTTCGCATCAAGGAGGAACTGTGCGAAATGGACATCAAGATCGGTGTGATGGAACATTCGCTCAATTCGGAAATTGTCCGACAGGGTTCGCAGTATGCGGAACTAGACTCGCTCGTAATGGCTGCTCATTAG